A window from Methylococcus mesophilus encodes these proteins:
- a CDS encoding DcaP family trimeric outer membrane transporter encodes MSAAALAGAMLASSGAAYPAEFVADLKAQLEAMQRSNREMEARMKAMEQLVATLAAQVQPAASPKPTPEMSPRQAAWARSVAAAPDTQRAEKQAHPGDVFRTEPEPGRLGEITYTKQTTVDLYGFIEADSIYDAGRENPVWQATTRASMIPVNCPPQGNDPGCGTSGQTTFSARQSRFGMNTLFPTALGDIKTKFEFDLFGVGANAGQTAFRLRHAWGELGQFGAGQTWSVFMDTDVWPNIIDYWGPGGMIFQRQPQLRWTPDLGAGWSAAMSLESPNSAIDSGKAQTVDPDLAKTVASKTQWPDLVGQIRTDRDWGHAQAAGVLRSVGYQVTGRRNGNPSQNFVGWGFNFSGAFKTFGKDQLLGQVAYGQGIASYVEDGGVDLAPQAMLRGQVMPLLGVLGYYDHYWSERWSSSIGYSETLQDNSGGQNPDAFHIGRYASVNLLYAPMPKFLAGIEMMWARRENKNGDAANDPRVQFSVRYNYDVHFHPSF; translated from the coding sequence TTGTCTGCCGCCGCATTGGCGGGCGCCATGCTGGCCTCGAGCGGAGCGGCGTATCCCGCGGAATTCGTGGCCGATCTCAAGGCGCAGCTCGAAGCGATGCAGCGCTCGAACCGGGAGATGGAGGCGCGCATGAAGGCCATGGAACAACTGGTCGCCACGCTGGCGGCCCAGGTTCAACCGGCGGCCTCGCCCAAGCCCACGCCGGAGATGTCGCCGCGCCAGGCGGCCTGGGCGCGGTCCGTGGCGGCGGCGCCCGATACGCAGCGGGCTGAAAAGCAGGCCCATCCCGGCGACGTGTTCCGCACCGAGCCCGAGCCGGGCCGTTTGGGCGAGATTACCTACACCAAGCAAACTACGGTGGATCTCTACGGCTTCATCGAAGCCGATTCCATCTACGACGCGGGCCGCGAGAACCCCGTCTGGCAGGCGACCACCCGCGCCTCGATGATCCCGGTGAACTGCCCCCCGCAAGGCAACGATCCGGGCTGCGGCACCAGCGGCCAGACCACGTTCAGCGCCCGCCAATCGCGCTTCGGCATGAACACCCTATTTCCCACCGCGCTGGGCGACATCAAGACCAAATTCGAATTCGATTTGTTCGGAGTCGGCGCCAACGCCGGCCAAACCGCTTTCCGACTCCGCCATGCCTGGGGCGAACTCGGCCAGTTCGGGGCAGGGCAAACCTGGAGCGTGTTCATGGACACCGACGTCTGGCCCAACATCATCGACTACTGGGGGCCGGGCGGCATGATCTTTCAGCGCCAGCCCCAGTTGCGCTGGACGCCGGACTTGGGTGCCGGCTGGTCAGCGGCGATGTCCTTGGAGTCGCCCAACTCCGCCATCGACTCCGGCAAGGCTCAGACGGTGGACCCGGATCTCGCCAAGACGGTGGCGAGCAAGACCCAGTGGCCCGATCTGGTCGGCCAGATCCGCACCGACCGGGATTGGGGGCATGCCCAGGCCGCCGGCGTGCTGCGTTCCGTCGGCTACCAGGTGACCGGGCGGCGCAACGGCAATCCATCTCAGAATTTCGTCGGCTGGGGTTTCAATTTTTCCGGTGCCTTCAAGACTTTCGGCAAGGACCAGTTGCTCGGCCAGGTGGCCTACGGCCAGGGCATCGCCTCCTATGTCGAGGACGGCGGCGTCGATCTGGCGCCCCAGGCGATGCTGCGCGGTCAGGTCATGCCGCTGCTCGGCGTGCTGGGCTACTACGACCATTACTGGAGCGAGCGCTGGAGTTCGTCCATCGGTTACAGCGAGACGCTGCAGGACAATTCGGGGGGGCAGAATCCCGATGCCTTCCATATCGGCCGGTATGCCTCGGTCAACCTGCTTTATGCGCCGATGCCGAAGTTCCTGGCCGGCATCGAAATGATGTGGGCGAGGCGGGAGAACAAGAACGGCGATGCGGCCAACGATCCGCGCGTCCAGTTTTCCGTACGCTACAACTACGATGTTCATTTCCATCCCTCGTTTTGA
- a CDS encoding IS3 family transposase (programmed frameshift), with product MKKRFTEEQIIGILKEAEAGLKVAELCRKHGLSEATYYNWKAKYGGLTVSDAQRLKALETENARLKRLLAEAMLDNAALKEVVGRKLVSPQAKRAAVSHLMTKHQMGVTRACGLIGISRSLYRYEAKRPADQELKERLCELAAQKRRYGYRRLHVLLCREGWEINRKRTYRVYHEAGLMVRKRKRKRIAGVERQIKVAPSAPNESWSMDYVSDGLADGRRLRCLNIVDDFTKQCLAIEVDTSLPGRRVVGVLQRLAEIRGLPKSVTVDNGPEFAGKALDEWADSQGLCLSFIQPGKPQQNAYIESFNGKFRDECLNEHWFVSMRHARQVIEEWRREYNEQRPHSSLAYLTPDQFADTFLTTDSMSVSD from the exons ATGAAGAAGCGTTTCACCGAAGAACAGATCATTGGCATCCTGAAGGAAGCCGAAGCCGGCCTAAAAGTAGCGGAGCTGTGCCGCAAGCACGGGCTCAGCGAGGCGACGTACTACAACTGGAAAGCGAAATACGGCGGCCTGACAGTGTCGGATGCGCAGCGGCTCAAGGCACTGGAGACCGAGAATGCCCGGCTCAAGCGCCTGCTGGCGGAGGCGATGCTGGACAATGCTGCGTTGAAAGAGGTTGTAGGCCGAAAGT TGGTAAGCCCACAAGCCAAGAGGGCGGCGGTCTCCCATCTGATGACAAAGCACCAGATGGGCGTCACGCGGGCTTGTGGGCTGATCGGTATTTCTCGGTCGCTGTATCGCTACGAAGCTAAGCGGCCAGCAGACCAGGAGCTCAAGGAACGACTGTGCGAATTGGCAGCGCAGAAGCGGCGCTATGGGTATCGCCGGCTGCACGTGCTACTTTGCCGAGAGGGTTGGGAAATCAACCGAAAGCGCACCTATCGCGTGTATCACGAGGCCGGCCTGATGGTCCGCAAACGAAAGCGGAAGCGCATTGCCGGCGTGGAGCGCCAAATCAAGGTCGCGCCATCGGCGCCTAACGAGAGTTGGTCTATGGACTATGTTTCGGACGGTTTGGCCGATGGTCGGCGGCTGCGGTGCCTGAATATCGTCGATGACTTCACGAAGCAGTGCTTGGCCATCGAAGTCGATACTTCGCTGCCTGGCAGACGTGTAGTCGGTGTGCTGCAACGGCTGGCAGAGATCCGCGGATTGCCCAAATCAGTCACCGTCGACAACGGCCCCGAGTTTGCCGGCAAGGCTTTGGATGAATGGGCCGATAGCCAAGGACTGTGCTTGAGCTTCATCCAGCCAGGTAAGCCACAGCAGAACGCCTACATCGAAAGCTTCAACGGCAAATTCCGGGATGAATGCCTGAACGAGCATTGGTTCGTCTCGATGCGCCATGCTCGCCAAGTCATTGAGGAGTGGCGTCGGGAATACAATGAGCAACGCCCCCACAGTTCGTTGGCTTACCTGACGCCAGATCAGTTTGCAGACACATTTTTAACCACAGACTCTATGTCCGTTTCGGACTAA
- a CDS encoding IS110 family RNA-guided transposase yields the protein MTTPIITTVGLDIAKHVIQVHAVDTRGKPVIRKALKRHQVLPFFANLPLCLIGIEACSGAHDWARRLTVLGHTVKLMAPQFVKPYVKANKHDAADAEAICEAVSRPSVCVVSIEAPEQQALLALHRARQGFVTARTAQANQIRGLLAGFGLVVPKGLATLKQRLPEILEDAENDLPGAFRELLHTLGAHLAELNRQVDDLTQRIEAVHGANPVSRRLAQIPGIGPLIATALLASIGDIRGFANGRQLAAWLGLVPKQSSTGGKTRLLGISKRGDTYLRTLLIHGARSALRTAQRRADVNAAWLTRLADRRQPNIAAVALAHKNVRIAFALLAHDQDYRPSDVPQAATA from the coding sequence ATGACCACGCCCATCATCACCACTGTAGGTCTCGACATCGCGAAGCACGTGATCCAGGTCCATGCGGTGGATACCCGGGGCAAGCCCGTGATCCGTAAGGCGCTCAAGCGTCATCAAGTTCTGCCGTTCTTCGCCAATCTCCCGCTGTGTCTCATCGGCATCGAGGCCTGCAGCGGCGCCCATGATTGGGCTCGGCGCCTGACGGTCTTGGGCCACACGGTCAAGCTGATGGCGCCGCAATTCGTGAAACCTTACGTCAAAGCCAACAAGCACGATGCCGCCGACGCGGAAGCCATCTGCGAGGCGGTGTCCCGGCCCTCCGTGTGTGTCGTCTCCATCGAGGCGCCCGAGCAACAGGCACTGTTGGCTCTGCACCGCGCTCGCCAGGGTTTCGTCACCGCACGAACCGCGCAGGCCAACCAGATCCGCGGCCTTCTCGCCGGATTCGGCCTGGTGGTCCCGAAGGGACTGGCCACCTTGAAGCAGCGTCTTCCTGAAATTCTGGAGGATGCCGAGAACGATCTGCCCGGCGCCTTCCGGGAGCTCCTCCACACGTTGGGGGCTCATCTCGCTGAACTGAATCGCCAGGTGGATGACCTGACCCAGCGCATCGAGGCGGTCCACGGCGCGAACCCCGTGTCCCGCCGACTGGCGCAGATTCCCGGCATCGGTCCGCTCATCGCCACCGCACTGTTAGCCTCGATCGGCGACATCCGGGGATTCGCCAACGGCCGGCAATTGGCGGCCTGGCTGGGCTTGGTACCGAAGCAGTCTTCCACCGGCGGCAAAACCCGGCTCCTCGGCATCAGCAAGCGTGGCGATACCTATCTCCGAACGTTGCTGATTCATGGGGCGCGTTCGGCTCTCCGCACCGCTCAGCGGAGAGCGGACGTCAACGCCGCCTGGCTGACGCGGCTGGCCGATCGGCGTCAACCCAACATCGCGGCGGTGGCCTTGGCTCACAAAAACGTCCGCATCGCCTTCGCGCTCTTGGCGCACGACCAGGACTATCGGCCAAGTGATGTGCCGCAAGCGGCCACCGCCTGA
- a CDS encoding rhodanese-like domain-containing protein has protein sequence MPHVQDILKRADEATIRIAKEIPPEDARVWIDLGALIIDVRDEQEFAAGRIPGAIRVGLDRLESSIEAVAPLKSTPVLLYCSLGFRSARAADALQRLGYASVASLAGGLKAYTEAFNARQIT, from the coding sequence ATGCCACATGTCCAGGACATTTTGAAACGCGCCGATGAAGCCACCATCCGCATCGCCAAGGAAATTCCGCCGGAGGATGCACGGGTTTGGATCGACTTGGGGGCGCTGATCATCGACGTACGGGATGAACAGGAGTTCGCGGCTGGAAGGATCCCTGGCGCGATACGCGTCGGGCTCGACCGGCTGGAATCGTCCATCGAGGCTGTTGCGCCTCTTAAGTCAACGCCAGTTCTATTATATTGCAGTCTAGGATTCCGGTCCGCACGTGCCGCCGATGCACTTCAACGGCTGGGCTACGCCAGCGTCGCCTCGCTTGCCGGTGGCTTGAAAGCCTATACGGAAGCGTTCAACGCCAGACAAATTACCTGA
- the fae gene encoding formaldehyde-activating enzyme yields the protein MGKINKLLVGEALVGEGNEIAHIDLILGPRGSAAETAFANALVNNKDGFTTLLAVVAPNLAVKPHTILYNKVTIKNGKQAVQIFGPAQRGVALAVADSVEDGTIPADEADDIFISVGVFIHWLAEDDAKIQDFNYEATRLAIKRAVAGEPKAADVVAKKSSVDHPFQAHK from the coding sequence GTGGGGAAAATCAACAAATTGCTGGTGGGCGAAGCACTGGTGGGCGAGGGCAACGAAATCGCCCATATCGACCTGATTCTGGGGCCGCGCGGCAGTGCCGCCGAAACCGCGTTCGCCAACGCGCTGGTCAACAACAAGGACGGGTTCACCACTCTGTTGGCCGTGGTCGCCCCTAACCTAGCGGTGAAGCCGCACACCATCCTTTACAACAAAGTCACCATCAAGAACGGCAAGCAGGCGGTCCAGATCTTCGGGCCGGCTCAGCGCGGCGTGGCACTGGCCGTTGCCGATTCGGTGGAAGACGGCACGATCCCCGCCGACGAAGCCGACGACATCTTCATCTCCGTCGGGGTGTTCATCCACTGGCTGGCGGAAGACGACGCCAAGATCCAGGATTTCAACTACGAAGCGACCCGACTGGCGATCAAGCGGGCCGTAGCCGGCGAGCCCAAGGCTGCTGATGTGGTCGCGAAAAAGTCCAGCGTCGACCATCCATTCCAGGCACACAAATAG
- a CDS encoding class I SAM-dependent methyltransferase gives MNALSLAFDTQRLAEKYEELSSDRQFVQGKHLAEELSIAAGEHVLDIGCGTGSLAEHVADLVGPAGSVVGIDPLPLRIEIARRKARPNLSYFVGNAYALDEFSEENFDAVYLNAVFHWLSEKEEPLQQIRRVLKPGGRLGLTTGSKEHPNRLQQVRREVLAREPYNVFPESRSGSPHWVSVPELVWLLDRTGFSIEKVEVRDNLISHSDADAAIDFSQASSFGNFLGHLPDELREEALREIKQELHAYLTPDGIRLEGRRIIAVAVRK, from the coding sequence ATGAACGCTTTGAGCCTGGCTTTCGACACCCAACGTCTCGCCGAAAAATACGAGGAGCTGAGTAGCGACCGCCAATTCGTGCAAGGCAAACACTTGGCCGAGGAATTGAGCATCGCTGCAGGGGAGCATGTCCTGGACATCGGCTGCGGCACCGGCTCCCTGGCCGAGCATGTCGCGGACCTCGTCGGCCCGGCCGGTTCGGTGGTCGGCATCGATCCCCTGCCATTGCGCATCGAGATCGCCAGGCGCAAAGCCAGACCGAATCTCTCCTATTTCGTCGGCAACGCCTACGCCCTGGACGAATTTTCCGAAGAAAACTTCGACGCCGTGTACCTGAACGCCGTGTTCCACTGGCTCTCGGAAAAGGAGGAACCACTGCAGCAAATCCGCCGTGTGCTCAAGCCGGGCGGCCGGCTGGGGCTGACCACCGGCTCCAAGGAGCATCCCAACCGCCTCCAGCAAGTCCGGCGCGAAGTGCTGGCGCGGGAGCCGTACAACGTCTTTCCCGAATCGCGCTCCGGCTCACCGCATTGGGTAAGCGTCCCGGAGCTGGTCTGGCTGCTGGACCGCACCGGATTTTCCATCGAAAAGGTAGAAGTCCGGGACAACCTCATCAGCCACAGCGACGCCGACGCCGCCATTGACTTCTCGCAGGCGAGTTCCTTCGGCAACTTCCTGGGCCATCTTCCCGACGAGCTGCGGGAGGAGGCGCTCCGGGAAATCAAGCAGGAACTCCACGCCTATCTGACACCAGACGGCATACGGCTGGAAGGCCGCCGCATCATTGCCGTTGCAGTAAGAAAGTAA